A window from Enterocloster bolteae encodes these proteins:
- a CDS encoding sugar ABC transporter ATP-binding protein, translating to MKIEMKGINKSFGQNQVLKDAGFVLDDGEVHALMGENGAGKSTLMKILTGVYTRDRGTVIVDGKEVTYKSPQEAERAGIVFIQQELNVLFDLTVEENLFLGKEIKKGFGICDRKAMRAKAEETLKRLGVSIPTDKVMSELSVGQQQMIEICKALMVDAKVIIMDEPTAALTQSETEVLFEVMQSLRKKGVSIVYISHRMEEIFELCDRISVLRDGTYIGTKKIPETNMNEIVKMMIGREIGERYPKRDCAIGDEVFRVEGLTKEGVFRDVDFSVKAGEVLGVSGLMGAGRTEIMQAIFGNLPYDRGSIFINGKQEVIKNPLQAIEHGIGFITEDRKTEGLLLEESIEKNVSLTNLGRISGKSKVVISREKEKGLVTKAIEELHIRCFGPGHECVNLSGGNQQKVVFAKWIYTEPRILILDEPTRGVDIGAKKEIYSIINQLAKKGVAIIMVSSELPEVLGMSDRIMVVREGLVRGIIGQAEADQEKIMTLATGGTLS from the coding sequence ATGAAAATTGAAATGAAAGGAATCAACAAATCCTTTGGGCAGAACCAGGTCCTAAAGGACGCCGGCTTTGTGCTGGACGACGGGGAAGTACACGCCCTGATGGGAGAAAACGGCGCAGGCAAGTCCACGCTGATGAAAATTCTGACCGGCGTCTACACCCGCGACAGGGGCACCGTCATAGTGGACGGAAAAGAAGTGACCTACAAAAGTCCCCAGGAAGCGGAACGGGCAGGTATTGTCTTTATCCAGCAGGAGCTGAACGTGCTGTTTGACCTGACGGTGGAAGAAAACCTTTTCCTGGGAAAGGAAATCAAAAAGGGATTTGGAATATGCGACCGGAAGGCCATGAGGGCAAAGGCCGAGGAAACCTTAAAACGTCTGGGAGTCAGCATTCCCACGGACAAGGTGATGTCTGAGCTCTCCGTGGGACAGCAGCAGATGATAGAAATTTGTAAGGCCCTGATGGTGGACGCAAAAGTCATCATCATGGATGAACCCACGGCAGCCCTTACCCAGAGCGAGACAGAGGTGCTGTTTGAGGTCATGCAGTCCCTGCGAAAAAAGGGAGTGTCCATCGTCTATATATCCCACCGCATGGAGGAAATCTTTGAGCTTTGCGACCGCATTTCCGTTCTCAGGGACGGCACATACATAGGCACAAAGAAGATTCCGGAAACCAATATGAATGAAATCGTCAAAATGATGATTGGCCGTGAAATCGGCGAGCGGTATCCCAAACGTGACTGCGCCATTGGAGACGAGGTATTCCGGGTGGAGGGCCTCACAAAGGAGGGGGTGTTCCGCGATGTGGATTTCTCGGTAAAGGCTGGCGAGGTGCTGGGGGTATCCGGGCTGATGGGAGCGGGGCGCACGGAAATCATGCAGGCTATTTTCGGAAACCTGCCCTACGACAGAGGCAGCATTTTTATCAACGGAAAGCAGGAGGTGATTAAGAATCCCCTGCAGGCCATTGAACATGGAATCGGCTTCATAACAGAGGACCGCAAGACAGAGGGACTTCTGCTGGAGGAGAGCATTGAGAAAAATGTATCCCTGACCAATCTGGGGCGTATCTCTGGCAAGAGCAAGGTGGTAATCAGCAGGGAGAAGGAAAAAGGGCTGGTCACAAAGGCCATAGAGGAGCTTCATATCAGGTGCTTCGGGCCAGGACATGAGTGTGTGAACTTAAGCGGCGGCAACCAGCAGAAGGTGGTATTCGCAAAATGGATTTACACAGAACCCAGAATACTGATTCTGGATGAGCCCACAAGAGGCGTGGACATAGGCGCCAAGAAGGAAATATACAGCATTATAAACCAGCTGGCAAAAAAGGGGGTTGCTATCATCATGGTGTCCTCTGAACTGCCGGAGGTATTGGGAATGAGCGACCGGATTATGGTGGTGCGGGAAGGTTTGGTCAGGGGAATCATCGGCCAGGCTGAGGCTGACCAGGAGAAGATAATGACATTGGCTACGGGAGGTACCTTATCATGA
- a CDS encoding D-ribose ABC transporter substrate-binding protein, which translates to MKIKKILALMAAGTMLMTMGGCNAITIDGEENVREGSSGNVIGFSVSTLNNPFFVTLTEGARKAATENNVELVVVDAGDDAAKQTSDIEDLVSRNVGVLIVNPVDSDAVAPAVKSAMSQGIKVIAVDRGVNGVDVDCQIASDNVAGARMATEYLMDLVGEGAKVAELQGVPGASATIDRGAGFHQVADQSLQVAASQTANFNRAEGMTVMENILQSDGTIKGVFAHNDEMALGAVEAVAASGKDIKIVGFDATDDAQKAVKDGKMAATVAQKPDKMGETAIGTAVKIMAGETVEKSIPVEVELIK; encoded by the coding sequence GTGAAGATTAAGAAAATACTGGCACTTATGGCAGCAGGCACAATGCTTATGACAATGGGAGGCTGCAACGCCATCACCATTGACGGGGAAGAAAATGTCAGGGAGGGAAGCAGCGGAAACGTGATTGGTTTCTCTGTCTCCACCCTGAACAACCCGTTTTTCGTGACCCTGACAGAAGGAGCCAGAAAAGCCGCGACAGAGAATAACGTGGAGCTGGTGGTTGTGGACGCCGGAGACGACGCTGCCAAACAGACCAGCGACATCGAGGATTTGGTGTCCAGAAATGTGGGCGTGCTGATTGTCAACCCGGTGGATTCAGATGCGGTTGCACCGGCGGTAAAGAGCGCCATGTCCCAGGGGATCAAGGTGATTGCAGTGGACCGCGGGGTCAACGGGGTAGATGTGGACTGCCAGATTGCCTCAGATAATGTGGCAGGAGCCAGGATGGCAACAGAGTATCTCATGGATCTTGTGGGAGAAGGCGCCAAGGTAGCTGAATTACAGGGAGTGCCTGGGGCTTCGGCCACCATTGACAGGGGAGCGGGCTTCCACCAGGTGGCAGACCAATCCCTCCAGGTGGCTGCCAGCCAGACCGCTAATTTCAACCGTGCCGAGGGTATGACGGTTATGGAGAACATACTTCAGTCCGACGGAACCATCAAAGGTGTGTTTGCCCACAATGACGAGATGGCCCTTGGGGCAGTGGAAGCAGTTGCTGCCTCCGGAAAGGACATAAAGATTGTGGGATTTGACGCCACGGACGACGCCCAGAAGGCGGTGAAGGACGGCAAAATGGCGGCCACGGTAGCCCAGAAGCCAGATAAGATGGGCGAGACAGCCATCGGGACAGCTGTCAAAATCATGGCAGGGGAGACAGTGGAGAAATCCATACCCGTGGAAGTGGAGCTGATTAAATAG
- a CDS encoding ABC transporter permease: MNENKNKVINYAQDFGALIALILLVAGISIASPSFRTGANFLSLLRQSSINGLIAFGMTFVILTDAIDLSVGSVLALSTALCAGMISAGVPAGLAMILALVLGCAMGVISGVMVTKGRLQPFIATLITMTVYRGLTMIYTNGKPISNLGDSFILKVVGKGKFYGVPIPVILLILLFLLFYFLLNKTTFGRRIYATGSNWKSAKLAGVNIHRTKIIAYAISGTMAALSGLILLSRLGSAQPTLGNGYELDAIAAVALGGTSMSGGRGKIYGTLIGVLIIAVLNNGLNILGVSSYYQDVIKGLVILIAVLSDRKR, from the coding sequence ATGAATGAAAATAAGAATAAAGTCATCAATTACGCCCAGGATTTTGGAGCGCTCATCGCCCTTATCCTGCTGGTGGCAGGCATCAGCATTGCCAGCCCAAGTTTCCGCACCGGGGCCAATTTCCTGTCCCTGCTGCGCCAGTCTTCCATTAACGGACTCATTGCCTTCGGCATGACCTTTGTCATACTGACGGACGCCATTGACTTGTCCGTGGGCTCGGTGCTGGCCCTCAGCACGGCTCTGTGCGCCGGAATGATTTCGGCAGGGGTTCCGGCTGGGCTGGCCATGATTCTGGCACTGGTCCTGGGCTGCGCCATGGGCGTTATCAGCGGCGTCATGGTCACCAAGGGACGTCTGCAGCCATTTATCGCAACCCTCATTACCATGACGGTATACCGCGGCCTGACCATGATATACACCAACGGAAAGCCAATCTCCAACCTGGGAGACAGCTTCATCCTGAAGGTGGTTGGAAAGGGGAAGTTCTACGGCGTTCCGATTCCGGTCATCCTTTTGATACTCCTGTTCCTGCTCTTTTATTTCCTGTTAAATAAGACCACCTTCGGACGCAGGATTTACGCCACCGGAAGCAACTGGAAATCCGCCAAGCTGGCTGGCGTAAACATACACAGGACAAAGATCATCGCCTATGCCATATCCGGCACCATGGCGGCATTATCCGGACTGATTCTGCTATCCAGACTGGGCTCCGCACAGCCTACCCTTGGAAACGGCTATGAGCTGGACGCCATTGCCGCAGTGGCCCTGGGAGGCACCAGCATGAGCGGCGGCAGGGGAAAAATCTACGGAACCCTGATTGGCGTACTGATTATCGCGGTGCTGAACAACGGCCTTAACATCCTTGGCGTATCTTCCTACTATCAGGACGTAATCAAGGGTCTGGTCATCCTGATTGCCGTACTCTCAGACCGCAAGAGATAG